A genomic region of Palaemon carinicauda isolate YSFRI2023 chromosome 11, ASM3689809v2, whole genome shotgun sequence contains the following coding sequences:
- the LOC137650112 gene encoding sodium/potassium-transporting ATPase subunit beta-like isoform X1: protein MSKTPSRAPEYPGKEVDSKQPPTKAAFYDQRVEWRTFLWNPKTKEFLGRNAESWGKITVFYIVFYSFLAGYFAFMMTVLYHTLDNDRPKYTSYGGESILKAPGLGMRPDYRPYEQAFRLVEYDPNNEDSYVHYVNSINHLLSSYKNSKNDYPECKNRGKGPCGFDSSTLRNSESTWDEVAFGYNSISPVIILKLNKVFDWVPQTYNYNSGAIPSELQSYINETMDVSTKPQMVWVWCETKEKGVTFTYAPHPGFPVYYYPFTNQKGYLSPLVAVAVQNLTKDAEVEVACRPYANNVKEEILKFSFYVKTKH from the exons ATGTCGAAAACTCCAAGTAGGGCACCCGAATACCCTGGAAAAGAGGTAGATTCCAAACAACCTCCTACGAAAGCAGCCTTCTACGACCAGCGTGTGGAATGGAGGACGTTTTTGTGGAATCCGAAAACCAAAGAATTTCTAGGACGCAACGCGGAGTCATGGG GAAAAATCACAGTTTTCTACATTGTCTTCTACTCCTTCCTGGCCGGCTACTTCGCCTTCATGATGACTGTCTTGTATCACACACTTGACAATGATCGACCCAAGTATACCTCATACGGAGGAGAGTCCATCCTCAAGGCTCCAG gTTTGGGGATGCGACCTGATTATCGTCCGTATGAACAAGCCTTCCGTCTCGTTGAGTACGATCCAAACAACGAGGATTCTTACGTACATTACGTGAATTCAATAAACCACTTGTTGTCCA GTTACAAGAACAGTAAGAATGACTATCCGGAATGCAAGAACAGAGGTAAAGGTCCCTGTGGCTTCGATTCCTCCACCCTAAGGAATTCAGAGTCAACTTGGGATGAGGTTGCCTTTGGATACAACTCAATTTCACCTGTGATCATCTTGAAGTTGAATAAG GTATTTGACTGGGTTCCACAAACTTACAATTACAATTCAGGTGCCATTCCATCGGAACTCCAGAGTTACATCAACGAGACCATGGACGTGTCAACAAAACCCCAG ATGGTGTGGGTATGGTGCGAGACCAAAGAAAAAGGAGTAACATTTACCTACGCACCTCATCCGGGTTTCCCAGTGTATTACTACCCTTTCACGAACCAAAAAGGATACTTGTCCCCCCTGGTCGCTGTGGCTGTGCAAAATCTCACCA